A section of the Halichoerus grypus chromosome 11, mHalGry1.hap1.1, whole genome shotgun sequence genome encodes:
- the LOC118543445 gene encoding LOW QUALITY PROTEIN: olfactory receptor-like protein OLF2 (The sequence of the model RefSeq protein was modified relative to this genomic sequence to represent the inferred CDS: inserted 1 base in 1 codon) — protein MDGKNCSSVNEFLLLGISNDPGVKATLFITFLIVYLIILVANLQMIILIXMDSHLHTPMYFFLSHLSFSDLCYSTAIEPRLLVGFLAKNKSIPFYGCALQWLVCCSFVDSECLLLAVMAFDRYKAISTPLLYTVSMSSRVCSWLMAGVCMVGIVDASVNTILTFRLCFCGSNVINHFFCDVLPLLLLSCSETQVNELVIFTIFGFIELIALSVLCVSYCYIILAVIKINSAEGRFKAFSTCTSHLTAVAIFQGTLLFMYFRPSSSYSLDQDKIISLFYSLVIPMLNPLIYSLWNKDVKEALKNLKNKK, from the exons ATGGATGGAAAAAATTGCTCTTCTGTGAATGAATTCCTTCTCTTGGGAATTAGCAATGACCCTGGAGTTAAAGCGACTCTATTTATCACATTTCTAATTGTCTATCTCATCATTCTTGTTGCAAACCTCCAGATGATCATTTTAA GAATGGATTCCCACCTTCACACACCCATGTATTTCTTCCTCAGCCATCTCTCTTTCAGTGACCTCTGTTATTCTACAGCAATTGAACCCAGGTTGCTGGTAGGCTTCCTAGCCAAGAACAAGTCAATTCCCTTCTATGGCTGTGCTCTGCAATGGTTGGTGTGCTGTTCCTTTGTAGATTCTGAGTGTCTACTTCTGGCAGTGATGGCCTTTGATCGGTACAAGGCCATTAGCACCCCCTTGCTCTACACAGTCAGCATGTCCAGCAGAGTATGCTCCTGGCTCATGGCTGGGGTTTGCATGGTGGGAATTGTGGATGCTTCAGTAAATACGATACTAACATTCCGGTTATGTTTCTGTGGGTCGAATGTGATTAACCATTTCTTCTGTGATGTCCTACCTCTCCTCTTGTTGTCTTGCTCAGAGACACAAGTTAATGAGTTAGTGATATTCACCATTTTTGGCTTCATTGAACTGATTGCTCTTTCAGTTCTTTGTGTGTCTTATTGCTATATCATCCTAGCAGTGATAAAGATCAACTCTGCTGAGGGGAGGTTCAAAGCTTTCTCCACCTGCACCTCCCACTTAACTGCTGTTGCGATTTTCCAGGGAACTCTGCTCTTCATGTATTTCCGGCCGAGTTCTTCCTACTCTCTTGATCAAgacaaaattatttcattgttttactcCCTTGTGATTCCTATGCTAAACCCTCTGATTTATAGCCTATGGAACAAGGATGTGAAAGAGGCcctaaaaaaccttaaaaataaaaagtag
- the LOC118543452 gene encoding LOW QUALITY PROTEIN: olfactory receptor 5W2-like (The sequence of the model RefSeq protein was modified relative to this genomic sequence to represent the inferred CDS: substituted 1 base at 1 genomic stop codon), with product MDKGNCSSLTGFIFLGITNNPGMKVTLFTTILVIYLINLLANIGMITLIRMDSQLNTPMYFFLSHLSFCDLCYSTAIGPKMLVDLFAKDKSIPIMGCAPXFLIFCTFADSECLLLAVMAFDGYKAISTPLLYTVSMSNRVCSWLMAGIYLVGMADAFIHTTLTFQLCFCGSNEINHFFCDAPPLLLLSCSDTQVNELAIFTIFGFIELSTISGVLVSYCYIILSVLKICSAEGRFRAFSTCTSHLTAVAIFQGTMLFMYFRPSSSYSLDQDKITSLFYTLVIPMLNPLIYSLWNKDVKGALQKLKNKIWFKYLYSACAHTLTHIE from the coding sequence ATGGACAAAGGAAATTGTTCTTCCTTAACTGGATTCATTTTCTTGGGAATTACCAATAACCCTGGGATGAAAGTGACTCTATTCACCACCATTCTGGTTATTTACCTCATTAATCTCCTGGCAAATATTGGAATGATTACTCTAATTAGAATGGATTCCCAGCTGAACACACCAATGTACTTTTTTCTAAGCCATCTCTCCTTCTGTGACCTCTGTTATTCTACAGCAATTGGGCCCAAGATGCTGGTGGATCTATTTGCCAAAGACAAATCAATTCCCATCATGGGCTGTGCTCCATAATTCTTGATCTTCTGTACTTTTGCAGATTCTGAGTGTCTACTTCTGGCAGTGATGGCCTTTGATGGGTACAAGGCCATTAGCACCCCCTTGCTCTACACAGTCAGCATGTCCAACAGAGTGTGCTCCTGGCTCATGGCTGGGATTTACTTGGTGGGGATGGCAGATGCTTTCATACACACAACTTTAACATTCCAGTTATGTTTCTGTGGATCAAATGAGATTAATCATTTCTTCTGTGATGCACCTCCTCTCCTATTGCTCTCTTGCTCAGATACACAGGTCAATGAGTTAGCGATATTCACCATTTTTGGATTCATTGAACTGAGTACCATTTCAGGAGTCCTTGTCTCTTATTGTTACATAATCCTATCAGTCTTGAAGATCTGCTCTGCTGAGGGGAGGTTCAGAGCTTTCTCCACCTGCACCTCCCACTTAACTGCTGTTGCAATTTTCCAGGGAACCATGCTCTTCATGTATTTCCGGCCGAGTTCTTCCTACTCCCTAGATCAAGACAAAATTACTTCATTGTTTTACACCCTTGTGATTCCCATGTTAAACCCACTGATTTATAGCCTATGGAACAAGGATGTGAAAGGGGCCctacaaaaattgaaaaataaaatatggttcaAGTATTTATATTCTGCATGtgcacatacactcacacacatagaATGA